DNA from Halobaculum sp. XH14:
GCACGGCGGGCGGCCGAGGCCGGCGAACGCGCCGTCTCGGTGGCGGGCGGGTTCCGCTCGGTCGCCGCCTCCCGGCTCGTCCCGACGCCCTCCGACGCCGTCAGCGTCGCCGCCGGACTCGCCGGCGTCCGCCTCCGGCCGTTCCTCGCCGGCACGGCGGTCGGCGAGGTCCCCTGGGCCGTCGCCGGGACGGTCGCCGGTGCGTCCGCGGGACGGCTCGCGGCAGGCGGTGTGAGCGCGGTGTTCGACCCGCGGCTCGTCGTCGCCGCGGCGCTCGCGGGCCTGTTGCTGCTCGCGGGGCCGGCGTTCCGCCGTTACGCGTCCTCGCGGTCCTGACGCGCTGTTCCGTCCGGAGTCGAGTCCGCGTCGGCCGCACGCACCATCACGAGCGCATCGCCGTCGGGGTAGAACCCCGGCCGCTCGGCCGAGACGACGAAGCCGAGGCTCCGGTAGAGCGCGATCGCCGCCTCGTTCCCAGAGTCGACGAACAGCGTCACCGGACCGTCCGTCGCGGCGATCGCCCGGCTGAGGAGGCCCCGGGCGCGCCCCTCGCGCCGATGGTCCGGGTGGACGACCAGTTCGGCCAGGTGGACGCCGGCGGCGGTCGGCTCGCCGGTCGTGGCCGCCGCGGCCGACCCCGTCGGCCCATCGGGTCCGCCGCCTTCCCCGATCGACCCGGTTCCGACCGGCAGGAGGTAGCCCACCGGCACGTCCCCCCCGGCGGTGCTCACCAGCACTTGGCCGGTCATGAGCCCGTAGGCGAGGAGGCCGGGGCTCGGCTCCCGGAGGTGTCCCTGGAGCCCGCGGAGGAGGGGTTCGTCGGCCGGCGTCCCTTCCCGGATGTGGCCGCCGGGGGTCACACGAACGGGACGGCGAGCGCCACGCCGGCGAGGCCGCCGGCGAGCGTGGCGAGGAAGTTGACGGTCTGGTTCGTCAGCGACTCGCCCTCGACGGTCGCGCCGAGGACGCTGTCGACCGTCATGCCGACCACGCCAGCGAGGGTGACGACGACGAGCGCCGGGAG
Protein-coding regions in this window:
- a CDS encoding TVP38/TMEM64 family protein gives rise to the protein MNRRAVAAGLLVALALAAAWLSSPDLLLSRLAWLTADPLRFAVALLLLAAVRPVLAWPTSLLAVLAGYGYGLAGAPFALLLITLTSVPPYLLALRGRDGWGEGRASVLARRAAEAGERAVSVAGGFRSVAASRLVPTPSDAVSVAAGLAGVRLRPFLAGTAVGEVPWAVAGTVAGASAGRLAAGGVSAVFDPRLVVAAALAGLLLLAGPAFRRYASSRS
- a CDS encoding GNAT family N-acetyltransferase, coding for MTPGGHIREGTPADEPLLRGLQGHLREPSPGLLAYGLMTGQVLVSTAGGDVPVGYLLPVGTGSIGEGGGPDGPTGSAAAATTGEPTAAGVHLAELVVHPDHRREGRARGLLSRAIAATDGPVTLFVDSGNEAAIALYRSLGFVVSAERPGFYPDGDALVMVRAADADSTPDGTARQDREDA